The Brachionichthys hirsutus isolate HB-005 chromosome 11, CSIRO-AGI_Bhir_v1, whole genome shotgun sequence genome includes a window with the following:
- the clptm1 gene encoding putative lipid scramblase CLPTM1, translated as MATQESEETKATVSNGEVTSNGTVATTDAQAVQPAGDAPDPQQQQQQAPNAWQVIKGVLFRIFIIWAISSWFRRGPSTPDPNTPAGAPRVPSRNLFPKDTLMDLYVYLSQEEVFTEFNNTETLFWSQRDLVYGDWTTGENGDGCYEHYVEMEIPENVLNNGSVFMHVYFTKSGFHPDPKRKGQYRRLATVHATRMLNKFKRRKFMKTKNLLTGETEADPEVIRRAESHGPVEVISHWHPNLTINIVDDHTAWVKGSVPPPLDQLVKFDAVSGDYYPIIYFNDYWNLQKDYYPINDTLKTLPLRLCYCPLSLWRSQLYAAQNARSPWNFLPEDTYEQSDEDQDSVKVALLETNPYLLGITIVVSIVHSIFEFLAFKNDIQFWNSRQSLEGLSVRSIIFGVFQSLVVLLYILDNETNFVVQVSVFIGLLIDMWKITKVMDVRLDRENKIAGIIPRLMFKDKSTYVQSSTKIYDDMAFKYLSWLLYPLFGCYSVYSLLYVEHKGWYSWVLGMLYGFLLTFGFITMTPQLFINYKMKSVAHLPWRMLTYKALNTFIDDLFAFVIKMPMMYRIGCLRDDVVFFIYLYQRWIYRVDPNRVNEFGTSGVDPKQNEDGAAAVAAAEAAPETPAAAITEKTEGEKKND; from the exons ATGGCGACGCAGGAGAGCGAAGAAACCAAAGCTACTGTGAGCAATGGCGAG GTGACGAGCAATGGAACCGTAGCAACAACAGATGCTCAGGCTGTGCAGCCGGCTGGAGATGCACCGgaccctcagcagcagcagcaacaagcgCCGAATGCATGGCAGGTCATTAAAGGAGTCCTCTTCAG AATCTTTATAATCTGGGCAATCAGCAGCTGGTTCCGTCGAGGGCCTTCGACTCCTGACCCCAACACCCCAGCAGGGGCCCCGAGAGTACCCAGTAGGAACCTCTTCCCCAAAGACACCCTCATG GACCTTTATGTGTACCTGTCCCAGGAAGAGGTGTTCACTGAATTCAACAACACAGAAACCCTGTTCTGGTCCCAGAGGGATCTCGTCTATGGCGACTGGACTACTGGGGAGAACGGGGACGGCTGTTATGAGCACTACGTGGAGATGGAGATCCCAGAG AACGTGCTGAATAACGGTTCCGTTTTCATGCACGTCTACTTCACTAAGAGTGGCTTCCACCCAGACCCAAAACGCAAGGGCCAGTATCGCAGATTAGCGACGGTTCACGCAACGCGAA TGCTGAATAAATTCAAGCGAAGAAAGTTCATGAAGACCAAGAATCTGCTAACGGGAGAGACGGAGGCAGATCCTGAAGTGATCAGG CGGGCAGAGAGCCATGGTCCGGTGGAGGTCATCTCTCATTGGCATCCAAATCTCACCATCAACATAGTGGACGACCACACAGCCTGGGTCAAGGGCTCTGTCCCGCCACCTCTGGACCAAC TTGTTAAGTTTGATGCAGTAAGTGGCGATTACTATCCGATCATCTACTTCAACGACTACTGGAACCTCCAGAAGGATTACTATCCCATCAACGACACGCTGAAGACGCTCCCGCTCCGCCTCTGCTACTGCCCGTTGTCCTTGTGGCGTTCGCAGCTGTACGCCGCCCAAAACGCACGCTCTCCCTGGAATTTCCTGCCGGAAGACACCTACGAGCAGTCTGACGAAGACCAGGACTCCGTTAAG GTGGCGCTTTTGGAAACCAACCCGTACCTGCTGGGTATCACCATCGTCGTTTCCATCGTGCACAGCATCTTTGAGTTTCTCGCGTTCAAGAACG aTATCCAGTTCTGGAACAGCAGGCAGTCTCTAGAAGGCCTGTCTGTGCGCTCCATCATATTCGGCGTCTTTCAGTCGCTGGTCGTTCTGCTCTACATTCTGGACAACGAGACCAACTTCGTGGTTCAGGTCAGCGTCTTCATCGGCCTGCTCATCGACATGTGGAAAATCACCAAAGTCATGGATGTCAGA TTggacagagaaaacaaaattgctGGCATAATCCCAAGATTGATGTTCAAAGACAAGTCGACGTACGTGCAGTCTTCCACCAAAATCTATGACGAC ATGGCCTTCAAGTACTTATCGTGGCTGCTCTACCCTCTGTTCGGCTGCTATTCCGTCTACAGTTTATTGTATGTAGAGCACAAAGGCTGGTACTCGTGGGTACTCGGCATGCTCTATGGCTTCCTGTTAACCTTTG GTTTCATTACAATGACACCGCAGCTCTTCATCAACTACAAAATGAAGTCCGTGGCGCACCTCCCATGGAGGATGCTCACGTACAAGGCCCTGAACACCTTCATCGACGACCTGTTCGCCTTCGTCATCAAGATGCCCATGATGTACAGGATAGGGTGCCTCAGAGACG atGTGGTGTTCTTCATCTACCTTTACCAGCGCTGGATCTATCGAGTTGATCCCAACCGGGTCAACGAGTTCGGCACCAGCGGGGTGGACCCGAAGCAGAATGAAGACGgcgcggcggcggtggcggcggcagAGGCTGCTCCCGAGAcgcccgccgccgccatcaCAGAAAAAACAGAGGGGGAAAAGAAGAATGACTAA
- the tbcb gene encoding tubulin-folding cofactor B, with the protein MDGGLAVVTNPMVDVRLTSTLSSFVTKRRFNRGITVAELKGKMEMIVGVSASCMELELFDVSDQLLQKMDDNEALMGSYAVDDNCRIHVIDRSGRQMGEFDDVQKVEKYEISDETYDKKTDSARSFMKKHHIGHFNEEEVAKKKAELAARQEARKDAADAISVGSRCKVQIPGQSTKLGTVMFVGTTDFKRGYWVGVKYDEPLGKNNGIIGGKQYFECEDKYGGFVMPEHVTVGDFPEEDYGLDEI; encoded by the exons ATGGACGGCGGACTGGCAGTGGTGACCAACCCCATGGTGGACGTGCGACTGACGAGCACCCTTTCATCTTTTGTGACGAAGCGCAGGTTCAATAGAGGGATCACTGTAGCCGAGCTCAAG GGAAAGATGGAGATGATTGTAGGAGTGTCTGCCTCCTGCATGGAGCTGGAGCTGTTTGATGTTTCTGACCAGCTTTTGCAGAAAATGGATGACAATGAAGCCTTAATGGGTTCCTATGCTGTGGATGACAACTGCAGGATACAT GTTATCGATAGAAGTGGAAGACAGATGGGCGAGTTCGATGATGTTCAGAAAGTGGAGAAGTATGAAATCTCAGATGAAACATACGATAAGAAAACTG attCCGCAAGGTCATTCATGAAGAAGCATCATATTGGTCACTTCAATGAGGAAGAAGTGGCCAAGAAGAAAGCTGAGCTCGCTGCTCGACAGGAAGCACGGAAGGATGCGGCCGATGCCATTTCTGTTGGAAGTCGATGCAAAGTGCAGATCCCTGGACAGTCCACGAAGCTCGGCACAGTCATGTTCGTAG GTACAACAGATTTCAAGCGAGGTTATTGGGTGGGTGTGAAGTATGATGAGCCCCTGGGAAAGAATAATGGAAT CATTGGCGGGAAGCAGTACTTTGAATGTGAGGACAAATACGGTGGATTCGTGATGCCAGAGCACGTGACGGTGGGAGACTTTCCAGAGGAGGATTATGGTTTAGATGAGATATAG
- the LOC137901096 gene encoding zinc finger protein ZFP2-like, with product MSSFEFLGNVVKKRPTAPEEDIFGKFGKTAAKDEEEINRQHGLLGRSLMPELKLHRIDRPQRHVCKEEEEEEEEEEEEEEEVPADQQLWNQEVKSSMKQEDPELPHLKEEPEELLTSQEGEQLVLKEETHVVMVGPTHEENDQSEDQTLYMKDEDGAAERESVNMPVIISVVGAADIDLLISNSSHVSVSHDERGETSRTDVEIEPQFQSQGRNNASKKPYVCTLCNKSYTKHASLKAHMRIHTGENPYGCKTCGKLFIRKSHLDVHMRIHTGEKPYGCETCGKQFTQKSDLNVHMRIHSGEKPYGCKTCGKQFTQKSDLNVHMRIHTGEKPYGCKTCGKQFIRKSDLNVHMRIHTGEKPYGCETCGKQFTQKSDLNVHMRIHTGEKPYGCKTCGKQFIRKSDLNVHMRIHTGEKPYGCETCGKQFTQKSRLKGHMRIHTGEKPYGCKTCGKQFTQKSDLKGHMRIHTGEKPYGCKTCGKQFTQKSDLKGHMRIHTSEKPYGCETCGKQFTQKSSLKGHMRIHTGEKPYECETCGKLFIQKSSLKGHMRIHTGEKPYGCKTRETCQAEK from the exons atgtcttcatttgagttcttgggaaatgtagttaaaaagcgaccaacagCTCCCGAAGAGGATATCTTTGGAAAGTTTGGAAAAACTGCCGCCAAGGACGAAGAAGAGATAAATCGTCAGCACGGACTGCTGGGTCGGAGCCTGATGCCCGAGTTGAAGTTACACAGGATAG atcgcccacagcgccatgtctgtaaggaggaggaggaggaggaggaggaggaggaggaggaggaggaggaggtccctgctgaccagcagctctggaaccaggaggtgaagtccagcatgaagcaagaggacccagagcttcctcacctgaaagaggaaccggaggaactcctcaccagtcaggagggagagcagcttgtactgaaggaggagactcaTGTCGTCATGGTGGGTCCTACCCATGAGGAGAATGACCAGAgtgaagatcagactctgtacatgaaagatgaagatggtgcagcagagagagagtctgtcaacatgccggttataatctctgtggttggagcagcagacattgacctgctgatctctaacagctctcatgtgtctgtcagccatgatgaaagAGGTGAAACGAGCAGAACAGACGTTGAGATTGAGCCCCAGTTTCAATCCCAGGGAAGAAATAACGCAAGTaagaagccatatgtttgtACATTGTGTAACAAGAGTTACACAAAACACGCAAGCTTAAAAgcgcacatgagaatccacactggtgagaatccctatggatgtaaaacatgtgggaaactgttCATACGAAAATCTCATTTggatgtccacatgagaatccacactggtgagaagccctatggatgtgaaacatgtgggaaacaattcacacaaaaatctgatttgaatgtccacatgagaatccactctggtgagaagccctatggatgtaaaacatgtgggaaacaattcacacaaaaatctgatttgaatgtccacatgagaatccacaccggtgagaagccttatggatgtaaaacatgtgggaaacaattcataagaaaatctgatttgaatgtccacatgagaatccacactggtgagaagccttatggatgtgaaacatgtgggaaacaattcacacaaaaatctgatttgaatgtccacatgagaatccacaccggtgagaagccctatggatgtaaaacatgtgggaaacaattcataagaaaatctgatttgaatgtccacatgagaatccacactggtgagaagccctatggatgtgaaacatgtgggaaacaattcacacaaaaatctaGGTTGAAaggacacatgagaatccacactggtgagaagccctatggatgtaaaacatgtgggaaacaattcacacaaaaatctgatttgaaaggacacatgagaatccacactggtgagaagccctatggatgtaaaacatgtgggaaacaattcacacaaaaatctgatttgaaaggacacatgagaatccacaccagtgagaagccttatggatgtgaaacatgtgggaaacaattcacacaaaaatctaGTTTGAAaggacacatgagaatccacactggtgagaagccttatgaaTGTGAAACGTGTGGGAAACTGTTCATACAAAAATCTAGTTTGAAaggacacatgagaatccacactggtgagaagccttatggaTGTAAAACGCGGGAAACATGTCAGGCAGAAAAGTAA
- the relb gene encoding transcription factor RelB isoform X2 yields MAHPLQGDASPSGSSHRVRGSSCLPVSTSSGGVSSQNRVGDTDALECLLQKPKLVLVEEPKERGMRFRYECEGRSAGSILGASSTETNKTQPAIEIQGPIDQLKRVTVTVSLVTKDPPHRPHPHCLVGKDCPNGSGICIVTVNPHNNRHHSFANLGIQCVRRKELDMSLQRRRSQNIDPFQTGDTKGIEDIDMNAVRLCFQSEFEWDDGQKDCLSPVVSHPIYDKKATTTSQLKICCLNHYSGPCNSKTEIFMLCDKVQKDDIEIIFRRGSWKASGEFAQTDVHRQIAIVFKTPTYRDQSIAEEVEVSVSLRRLSDQMESEPVGFTYLPPNPDPYAVKRKRKMKSDIGFREKPCATAENAPAAEPSFRFPPPQTVPPDAPQPGASGSAERCYSELQDSNGGPDATAILNQLLDMPSLWDMISDPSFTSAVPSGFEQEPDVASVIGSVDMNLNNQVFGSYPQDFSHYNDLQFNMLVNENHPPPSEAVQVKTEEEL; encoded by the exons ATGGCTCACCCTCTGCAGGGAGACGCCTCCCCGTCCGGTTCCTCTCATCGTGTCCGAGGCTCCTCGTGTTTGCCGGTCTCTACGAGCTCTGGAGGGGTTTCCTCACAGAACCGAGTGGGCGACACCGACGCGCTGGAGTGTCTTCTGCAGAAGCCCAAACTGGTGCTGGTGGAGGAGCCCAAGGAAAGAGGCATGAGGTTCCGCTACGAGTGTGAGGGGCGCTCGGCCGGCAGCATCCTGGGGGCGTCCAGCACCGAAACCAACAAGACTCAGCCTGCAATAGAG ATTCAAGGTCCCATTGATCAATTAAAACGGGTCACAGTCACCGTCTCTCTGGTGACCAAAGACCCCCCGCACAGACCTCACCCCCACTGCCTTGTGGGTAAAGACTGCCCGAACGGTTCAGGAATCTGCATTGTTACCGTCAACCCTCACAACAACCGACATCACAG CTTTGCCAACCTCGGCATTCAGTGTGTGAGGAGGAAAGAGCTGGACATGtcgctgcagaggaggagaagccaaAATATCGACCCCTTTCAAA CTGGTGACACGAAAGGCATCGAGGACATCGACATGAACGCcgtgcgtttgtgttttcagtCTGAGTTTGAGTGGGACGACGGCCAGAAGGACTGCCTGAGCCCGGTGGTGTCTCACCCCATCTACGACAAAA AGGCCACGACTACGTCTCAGCTGAAGATCTGCTGCCTGAACCATTACAGCGGTCCGTGCAACTCCAAGACGGAGATCTTCATGCTGTGTGACAAAGTGCAGAAAG ATGACATAGAGATCATTTTCAGGCGAGGCTCCTGGAAGGCGAGCGGCGAGTTCGCCCAGACAGACGTGCACCGGCAGATCGCCATCGTGTTCAAAACGCCGACCTACCGGGACCAGAGCATCGCAGAGGAGGTCGAAGTCAGCGTCAGCCTGCGCCGCCTCTCCGACCAGATGGAGAGCGAGCCCGTCGGCTTCACGTACCTCCCTCCCAACCCGG ATCCGTATGCGGTGAAgcggaagaggaagatgaagtcAGACATCGGCTTCAGAGAGAAGCCCTGCGCGACGG cagaaaacGCTCCGGCTGCAGAGCCGTCCTTCCGCTTCCCTCCGCCTCAGACCGTGCCGCCGGACGCCCCGCAGCCGGGGGCTTCTGGTTCGGCGGAGCGCTGTTACAGCGAGCTCCAAGACTCAAACGGCGGCCCCGACGCCACGGCCATCCTTAACCAGTTGCTGGACATGCCTTCGCTGTGGGACATGATCTCCGACCCGAGCTTCACCTCGGCCGTGCCGTCTGGCTTTGAGCAGGAGCCTGATGTCGCTTCCGTGATCGGCAGCGTGGACATGAACTTGAATAACCAGGTCTTCGGCTCGTACCCTCAGGACTTCTCCCACTACAACGACCTGCAGTTCAACATGCTCGTCAACGAGAACCATCCTCCGCCGTCGGAGGCGGTTCAGGTGAAGACCGAGGAGGAGCTATAA
- the mrpl28 gene encoding large ribosomal subunit protein bL28m gives MPLHKYPPKIWETLKLKQGIYARLPKHYLKSLEVKEPTPVHWKPLGVQYRVSPKTGQKERVQDIPIPIYYPPDSQTGLWGGEGWISGFRYANGDKMSNRVKKTWKPQLFKRELYSEILDHNFAITVTARTLDLIDGAYGFDFYILRTSKEDLNSKLGMDLKRAMLLRLARRNTELYPNDPVQREKVYNKYKQFEIPGEEAEWVGLSLVEAVEKQTQLESKEPDPLFKVYVDQLVEELQVQKLTEPLCIEKK, from the exons ATGCCTTTGCATAAATATCCCCCCAAAATCTGGGAAACCCTGAAGTTGAAGCAGGGCATATATGCTCGTCTCCCTAAACACTACCTCAAGTCCCTGGAGGTGAAAGAGCCCACCCCTGTCCATTGGAAACCGCTGGGTGTCCAGTACCGAGTCAGCCCCAAGACGGGACAGAAGGAACGGGTGCAGGATATCCCGATTCCCATCTACTACCCTCCAGACTCGCAGACTGGCCtgtggggaggggagggctgGATATCAGGCTTCAGATACGCCAATGGTGACAAG ATGTCAAATCGTGTCAAGAAGACCTGGAAACCACAATTGTTCAAGAGGGAGCTGTACAGCGAGATTCTCGACCACAATTTCGCCATCACAGTCACGGCGCGCACTTTGGACCTCATCGATGGCGCCTATGGATTTGACTTTTATATTCTTCGT ACATCGAAAGAAGACCTGAACTCCAAACTGGGGATGGACCTGAAGCGGGCCATGTTGCTTCGCCTGGCACGCAGAAACACGGAGCTCTACCCAAACGACCCCGTCCAGAGAGAGAAGGTCTATAATAAATACAAG CAGTTTGAGATCCCAGGGGAGGAGGCAGAGTGGGTGGGTCTGAGTCTGGTGGAGGCCGTGGAGAAGCAGACGCAGCTGGAGAGCAAG GAGCCCGATCCTCTGTTTAAGGTCTATGTGGACCAACTGGTGGAAGAGCTGCAAGTTCAAAAGCTCACAGAGCCGCTTTGTATAGAGAAGAAGTGA
- the relb gene encoding transcription factor RelB homolog isoform X1, with protein sequence MKDMNVYNGTSERGQTDFDLIEEIITEYNERQAVSLPAPPPPPANLLRQSPSGDHRRLRESSSSSSSSSPASQLQLVARGTACQPLQHSCASREMAHPLQGDASPSGSSHRVRGSSCLPVSTSSGGVSSQNRVGDTDALECLLQKPKLVLVEEPKERGMRFRYECEGRSAGSILGASSTETNKTQPAIEIQGPIDQLKRVTVTVSLVTKDPPHRPHPHCLVGKDCPNGSGICIVTVNPHNNRHHSFANLGIQCVRRKELDMSLQRRRSQNIDPFQTGDTKGIEDIDMNAVRLCFQSEFEWDDGQKDCLSPVVSHPIYDKKATTTSQLKICCLNHYSGPCNSKTEIFMLCDKVQKDDIEIIFRRGSWKASGEFAQTDVHRQIAIVFKTPTYRDQSIAEEVEVSVSLRRLSDQMESEPVGFTYLPPNPDPYAVKRKRKMKSDIGFREKPCATAENAPAAEPSFRFPPPQTVPPDAPQPGASGSAERCYSELQDSNGGPDATAILNQLLDMPSLWDMISDPSFTSAVPSGFEQEPDVASVIGSVDMNLNNQVFGSYPQDFSHYNDLQFNMLVNENHPPPSEAVQVKTEEEL encoded by the exons ATGAAAGACATGAACGTCTACAACGGAACTTCTG aACGAGGTCAGACAGACTTTG ACCTCATAGAAGAAATCATCACCGAGTACAACGAGCGTCAGGCTGTCTCCCTCCccgcacctcctccacctcctgctaaCCTCCTCCGTCAGTCGCCCAGCGGGGACCACAGGAGGCTCCGggagagctcctcctcctcctcctcctcctcgccggcgTCTCAGCTTCAGCTGGTGGCGAGAGGCACGGCGTGCCAG CCCCTGCAGCACTCCTGCGCCTCCAGAGAGATGGCTCACCCTCTGCAGGGAGACGCCTCCCCGTCCGGTTCCTCTCATCGTGTCCGAGGCTCCTCGTGTTTGCCGGTCTCTACGAGCTCTGGAGGGGTTTCCTCACAGAACCGAGTGGGCGACACCGACGCGCTGGAGTGTCTTCTGCAGAAGCCCAAACTGGTGCTGGTGGAGGAGCCCAAGGAAAGAGGCATGAGGTTCCGCTACGAGTGTGAGGGGCGCTCGGCCGGCAGCATCCTGGGGGCGTCCAGCACCGAAACCAACAAGACTCAGCCTGCAATAGAG ATTCAAGGTCCCATTGATCAATTAAAACGGGTCACAGTCACCGTCTCTCTGGTGACCAAAGACCCCCCGCACAGACCTCACCCCCACTGCCTTGTGGGTAAAGACTGCCCGAACGGTTCAGGAATCTGCATTGTTACCGTCAACCCTCACAACAACCGACATCACAG CTTTGCCAACCTCGGCATTCAGTGTGTGAGGAGGAAAGAGCTGGACATGtcgctgcagaggaggagaagccaaAATATCGACCCCTTTCAAA CTGGTGACACGAAAGGCATCGAGGACATCGACATGAACGCcgtgcgtttgtgttttcagtCTGAGTTTGAGTGGGACGACGGCCAGAAGGACTGCCTGAGCCCGGTGGTGTCTCACCCCATCTACGACAAAA AGGCCACGACTACGTCTCAGCTGAAGATCTGCTGCCTGAACCATTACAGCGGTCCGTGCAACTCCAAGACGGAGATCTTCATGCTGTGTGACAAAGTGCAGAAAG ATGACATAGAGATCATTTTCAGGCGAGGCTCCTGGAAGGCGAGCGGCGAGTTCGCCCAGACAGACGTGCACCGGCAGATCGCCATCGTGTTCAAAACGCCGACCTACCGGGACCAGAGCATCGCAGAGGAGGTCGAAGTCAGCGTCAGCCTGCGCCGCCTCTCCGACCAGATGGAGAGCGAGCCCGTCGGCTTCACGTACCTCCCTCCCAACCCGG ATCCGTATGCGGTGAAgcggaagaggaagatgaagtcAGACATCGGCTTCAGAGAGAAGCCCTGCGCGACGG cagaaaacGCTCCGGCTGCAGAGCCGTCCTTCCGCTTCCCTCCGCCTCAGACCGTGCCGCCGGACGCCCCGCAGCCGGGGGCTTCTGGTTCGGCGGAGCGCTGTTACAGCGAGCTCCAAGACTCAAACGGCGGCCCCGACGCCACGGCCATCCTTAACCAGTTGCTGGACATGCCTTCGCTGTGGGACATGATCTCCGACCCGAGCTTCACCTCGGCCGTGCCGTCTGGCTTTGAGCAGGAGCCTGATGTCGCTTCCGTGATCGGCAGCGTGGACATGAACTTGAATAACCAGGTCTTCGGCTCGTACCCTCAGGACTTCTCCCACTACAACGACCTGCAGTTCAACATGCTCGTCAACGAGAACCATCCTCCGCCGTCGGAGGCGGTTCAGGTGAAGACCGAGGAGGAGCTATAA